The following are from one region of the Coccinella septempunctata chromosome 7, icCocSept1.1, whole genome shotgun sequence genome:
- the LOC123317834 gene encoding uncharacterized protein LOC123317834 — MAALLLFARDNISVTDKECAWNKSKQSQEKNVKKLRDMYPAKPHRSTDRNLTEEEIKVFKNKLSVFDGAVGFSWLLADEISSEESFIINVEDILFSQEYLIAQNRTEFFEDKIKLEENDANKIAELTIGQSENAKWLLARKNRLTASNFAVVLAACSRQRYPPSLFKRLSGAYNLENIKAIQWGKLHEKKGIEALEEALGVEVIPTGLWLDKCGFLGASPDGFIGEDQLVEVKLLMTT, encoded by the exons ATGGCAGCATTGCTGCTTTTTGCTCGAGACAACATTTCAGTTACTGATAAGGAGTGTGCTTGGAACAAATCAAAACAATCACAAGAGAAAAACGTTAAAAAGTTAAGAGATATGTATCCTGCCAAGCCGCACAGGTCAACTGACAGGAATTTAACAGAAGAAGAGATAAAAGTTTTCAAGAACAAGCTTTCTGTTTTTGATGGTGCTGTTGGATTCTCTTGGCTGTTAGCGGATGAAATATCATCAGAAGAATCATTCATTATTAATGTGGAAGATATTCTTTTCAGCCAAGAGTATTTAATAGCACAGAACAGAACCGAGTTTTTTGAAGACAAAATCAAATTAGAGGAAAACGATGCCAACAAAATAGCTGAGCTCACAattggacagtccgagaatgctAAGTGGCTGTTGGCTCGGAAAAATCGATTAACGGCAAGCAATTTTGCAGTTGTATTGGCAGCCTGTAGTAGGCAGCGTTATCCTCCCAGTCTTTTCAAACGTCTTTCAG GTGCATATAATCTAGAAAATATAAAAGCCATACAATGGGGGaagcttcatgaaaaaaaaggcATCGAAGCTCTGGAGGAAGCACTTGGTGTTGAAGTCATTCCCACTGGACTGTGGTTAGACAAGTGTGGCTTCTTAGGTGCTAGTCCGGATGGATTTATAGGAGAAGATCAACTTGTTGAGGTTAAAT TACTCATGACTACATAA